A single window of Nocardia sp. NBC_01327 DNA harbors:
- a CDS encoding GNAT family N-acetyltransferase codes for MFCSVELGARIERVETELIATGGAAASARLGTEEGFVIPIAGGVAAFAEYGSPLNKVAGLGFAGVPDAEELEAVEKQFEVRDTPVQIELAHLGEPALGELLTARGYRLVSFENVLGIALDRAADAALPADVEVRHSGTGEFDIWLDVIADGFAHPDTQGVVSHEEFPREIIASAMRDLTAAAGVQRYVAVHEGTIAGGASMRMSQGIAQLTGAATLPGHRRRGIQSALLAARLAEATAAGCDIAVITTQPGSKSQQNAQRSGFDLLYTRAILVKSAAD; via the coding sequence CTGTTCTGCAGCGTCGAGCTCGGCGCACGCATCGAACGGGTCGAGACGGAACTGATCGCCACCGGCGGCGCGGCGGCAAGCGCCCGCCTCGGCACCGAGGAGGGATTCGTCATCCCGATCGCGGGCGGTGTGGCCGCCTTCGCCGAGTACGGCTCCCCGCTCAACAAGGTGGCGGGCCTGGGGTTCGCGGGCGTTCCCGATGCGGAGGAACTCGAGGCGGTGGAAAAACAGTTCGAGGTGCGGGACACGCCCGTTCAGATCGAGCTGGCGCATCTCGGCGAACCCGCCCTCGGCGAACTCCTCACCGCGCGCGGATACCGGCTCGTGTCGTTCGAGAATGTTCTCGGCATCGCGCTGGACAGGGCGGCCGATGCCGCTCTCCCCGCGGATGTCGAGGTAAGGCACAGCGGCACAGGAGAATTCGATATCTGGCTCGATGTCATCGCCGACGGCTTCGCGCACCCCGATACCCAGGGCGTGGTCTCGCACGAGGAATTCCCGCGCGAAATCATCGCGAGCGCCATGCGCGATCTCACCGCGGCCGCCGGAGTACAGCGCTACGTCGCCGTGCACGAGGGCACGATCGCGGGCGGCGCGAGTATGCGAATGTCCCAGGGCATTGCCCAACTCACCGGAGCCGCAACACTTCCCGGCCATCGGCGGCGCGGCATTCAATCGGCGCTGCTGGCCGCCCGCCTGGCCGAGGCCACGGCGGCGGGCTGCGATATCGCCGTCATCACCACCCAGCCGGGATCCAAATCCCAGCAGAACGCCCAGCGCAGCGGCTTCGACCTGCTCTACACCCGCGCCATCCTCGTCAAGTCCGCCGCAGACTAG
- a CDS encoding MarR family winged helix-turn-helix transcriptional regulator, translating to MAESSDGPRGIPRGPLMSPGFWLHHAALEWRATLERNLRPLGLTPTQFNLLASAGWLGRQGELPTQQQVADMSGADRMMASKVIRVLEERGLLARRADPVDARVLRIEITTAGRELVGKGVQIAVDTDAQMFGPAGEQLREQLKPIAAHRIPD from the coding sequence GTGGCTGAATCATCGGACGGACCTCGCGGAATCCCGCGGGGTCCGCTCATGAGCCCGGGTTTCTGGCTGCATCACGCCGCGCTGGAGTGGCGGGCGACGCTGGAGCGGAATCTGCGGCCGCTCGGGTTGACGCCCACCCAGTTCAATCTGCTGGCGTCGGCGGGCTGGCTGGGCCGGCAGGGTGAGCTGCCGACTCAGCAGCAGGTGGCCGATATGTCCGGGGCGGATCGGATGATGGCGTCGAAGGTCATTCGGGTATTGGAGGAGCGGGGGCTGCTAGCCCGCCGCGCGGATCCGGTGGATGCGCGCGTGCTGCGCATCGAAATCACCACTGCTGGACGTGAACTGGTGGGCAAGGGCGTGCAAATTGCCGTCGATACCGATGCGCAGATGTTCGGACCCGCCGGTGAGCAGCTGCGGGAGCAGTTGAAACCGATTGCCGCGCACCGAATTCCGGACTGA
- a CDS encoding SRPBCC family protein, which produces MMYSFIEEAVIKGDIDQVWAVATDVARWSEWDPHEEQSRIDGPFEAGTTGWVKPKGAPAGPFTITAVEQGKTWTSEAGIPFGKLRGQRTYEALGDGTLRVSERVEVHGPFGPLFKLIWAKAMRADMPLTFAALEKEALQRG; this is translated from the coding sequence ATGATGTACTCGTTCATCGAAGAAGCTGTGATCAAGGGCGATATCGACCAGGTCTGGGCGGTGGCGACCGATGTGGCACGCTGGTCGGAGTGGGATCCGCACGAGGAGCAGTCGCGGATCGACGGACCGTTCGAGGCGGGAACCACCGGATGGGTCAAGCCGAAGGGCGCTCCGGCGGGGCCGTTCACGATTACGGCGGTCGAGCAGGGGAAAACATGGACCAGCGAGGCGGGCATCCCGTTCGGGAAGCTGCGCGGGCAGCGCACCTATGAGGCGCTCGGCGACGGCACGCTGCGGGTGTCCGAGCGGGTGGAGGTGCACGGTCCGTTCGGACCACTGTTCAAACTGATCTGGGCGAAGGCCATGCGAGCGGATATGCCGCTCACCTTCGCGGCATTGGAGAAGGAGGCACTGCAGCGTGGCTGA